GTAAATCAACAAAATCAATCTCAAAATTTATTAAGTAGATTATCTGTTTTAAAAGAAAATCAAAAAAACGGAAATATTAAAGCTCCAGATATTAAAATGGACAATAAAGATTTCGGCATTGGTGCTCAAATCTTACACGATTTAAACATCCGTAAATTAAAACTAATTACAAATACACAACAAACAAAACGTGTTGGTATGATTGGTTATGGTTTAGAGATTGTAGATTATGTGAAGTACTAATGATACTTTGGATTGGATTTTTAATTGCAGTTTTCTTTTTTGTTAAATATTTAAATAAAACAAAATCTAGAGATTCTAGAACAAGAAAAAACGATTATTTTAAACGTAAATTTTAAAGCTTTACTTCTACTCCACTCTCTAATTCTTTTGGGTTTTGGTTTTGTAAAAACAAACGAGCTGTATGATTTCCTTTTAAAGTAATTGTATTACCAGCAACTTCTAACCAACTCCCTTCACGCAAACCTAAAACAGGAGTTTCATTAAAAACATGAAATTCCTTAATACGAGTTTCTCTTGTTTCCCCCATATGTGTAGAGCCTTCAATTGGGTCTAAATAATGTGCGTTGATATTAAAAGGAATACTATTTAGCGTTGTAAAACTTGGCGGATACACAATTGGCATATCATTGGTATTCATCATATTTACACCACAAATGTTACTTCCTGCACTTGTTCCTAAATAAGGAGTTCCCGCATTAATTATTTCCTGTAAAGTAGTTAAAACGTCGTTTTTGTAAATTTGATTTACGAGTTCGAATGTATTTCCTCCACCAGTAAAAATTGCTTCATATTTTTTAATTGCTTCTTTAGGATTTTCAAATTCGTGAATCCCTTTTACATTAATATTCAGCTTAGAAAATGCTTTATTGGCTATTGCTGTATATTCATCATAAGAAATTCCTCCTGGTCTTGCATAAGGAATAAATAACAACTCTTTAACACCTTTAAAATGAACTTTTAAGGTTGGTGTTAAATATGCTAAATAGCTACTTCCATGAACTGTTGATGTACTTGCAATAATCATTTTTTTCATAAACCAAATTTAGTGATTTATTAAATGTACTTTTGAAAAAAAAAATGAAAATTATGAAAAAGAAAATTTTATTATTACTTACTGTTATTACTTTTTTAACAGCATGTGAATCAAATGACAATCTAGACATTAATATTACAAATGCTGATTTAATTGGTACATGGAATGCTACAGAACAAACTATGGAATTAGCTTCTTCTTTTACAATTAACGGGGTTACGATAACATCAAATAGTAGTGGTTATGGAAAAGATTTTGATTTTATTTATACTTTTGCTGAAAACCCAAATATTGTTGCTGCAACTGGAAGCTACACATCTGTAACAACTACAACTAGTAGTATACCTGGTCAACAAGATATTGATCAAGAAATTGAATTAAACTCAATTGAAGGTTTTGACTCTGGAATATGGAGTCTTGATGGTAATTCAATTACAATATCAGATTCAAGCGGACAAAGTAATACTGCAGAAATTGTTGAATTTACAGGATCAAAGCTAAAATTAAAAATTGCTATAGATGAGTCTCAAAATATTAGCGGAATAAATGCAGATATTTCTGGTGAAATATTTTTAACTTTAGAAAAATAAAAAGCATATAATAACTTAAAAAAACCATCACTAAAACGTGATGCTTTTTTTATTTAACACAAGTTTATAATTCTCTTAATACATTTTTAAGAAGCACTTCTGTTTTCTTTGTATTGATGAAAAAACTACTTGTTTTATTAACCTTTCTTATAACTTTCGTTTCTCTTAATGCTCAAGAAAAAAGAATTGTTACTATAGGAAAAGCTGTTTTAGATAGTATTGGTGTTGTTGATGTGCATATTATAAATCAGAATACCAAAATTGGAACAATTACCAATGATAATGGCGTTTTTGAAATTCCTGTAAAAGTTGGTGATCGCTTGTTTGTATCACACCTAACACTACAAGACAAACTTATTGTTATTACCGAAGAATTACTCTCTGGTAAAGGTTTTATAATTAATTTAGATGAAGACACCGTTACTTTAAGCGGTTTTGTATTAGAAAAAAAACAAAGTATTTTTTATCAAGATCCAGAAACAACTACCTATAAAGGACCTACTGTAAATGCAAAAAAATTGAATTTATCTTACGCAAACACAACTGTAGAAAAAGATAAATCTTTAGTTAAGTTTAGAGCTGGAGGCTTAGTTAGTTTAGATAATTTAATAAATAGTCTTAACGGTAATAATAAAAGAGAGAAACAACTAAAAAAAATGTCTGCTGAAGATGTGCAGCTAGAAAAAATTAGAAAAAGATTTACAGACGACTTTTTTGTAACAGACTTAAAAATTAAAAAAGAATACATTAATCAGTTTTTAAATGATTGTATTGATAAAAATATAATCCGTATTTTTAAGAGTGATGATGTGCTTAAACTGACAAAATTATTAATTAAAGAAAGTAAACTATACCCTAAAAAAATAATAGACGAAGACTCATTTTTATCTAACCATTAAAAGGACTGAATGGCAAAAAAACTACTCCAACTCTTTTTATTGCTTTTTACATGTATTTCTTTATCACAAGAAAAAGGAACGCTGGTTACTGGACAAATTGTAGATTCTTTAGGCATTGTTAAAAATGCAAATATTATCAACTTAAAAACAAACCAAGGTACGTTTTCATCTGACAATGGTAATTTTGAAATTTTTGTTTCTGTTGGAGATTCTTTACAAATCTCATCCATTCAACACATTACTAGAAAAATAACTATTTCTAGAAAGAATCTCGAAAACGAATCAGTAAAAATAAAACTAAAACAAAACACGTATGTTTTAGAGGAGTTTGAATTAAAAAGAAATCATTTAAGTGGTATATTAGGTGTAGATGTTAACGCTGTACCAACAAATAAAAAAGATTCGTTATTAGGAATTGTAATGGATTTTTCTAACGTAGATTTTACACAAAAAGATTATCGAATAGATGAAAATGATCGATCTGAAGCTCGTGTTGTAAACACAGTTTCTAACTCTTATGAAGGTCTAAAAATGGGGTTTGGATTTTTATTTGGCACTAAAAAGGAAAAAAAAGAAAAAGAATTGCTTAAAAAATTAATAGATAGAGAAGCTATACCCAAAAAAATATTAGCTGAATTAGGTGAAGATTACTTTTTTAAAACATTAAAAATTCCCGTTGAAAATTACTCTCATTTTATTGAATATTGTAATCCTTTCACTCTTGAGAAACTTTATAGAGAAAATAGAATTTTAGAACTCATAACAGTCTTAAAAAAAGAAAGTACAGGATATTTAAAAATCATAAAAACAAAGTAATTTATGGCAAAAAAACTACTTCAACTCTTTTTATTGCTTTTTACATGTATTTCTTTATCACAAGAAAAAGGAACGCTGATTACTGGACAAATTGTAGATTCTTTAGGCATTGTTAAGAATGCAAATATTATCAACTTAAAAACAAACCAAGGTACGTTTTCATCTGACAATGGTAATTTTGGCATTTTTGTTTCTATAGGAGATGCTATACAAATTTCATCCATTCAACATATTACAAGAAAAATAACTATTTCTAAAAAAAATATCGAAAACAAATCACTAAAAATCAAACTAATACCAAACACGTATGTTTTAGAGGAGTTTGAATTAAAGAGAAATCATTTAATGGGTAGATTGGGTGTAGATGTGAATGCCGTACCAACAGATGTAAAAGACTCATTATTAAGAAATGTAATGGATTTTTCTAATGTTGATTTTAAGAAAAAAGACTTACAAATTGATGAAATAGATAAATCGAAACCACCAATTGTAAATACGGTTCCAAATTCCTTTGGTGGCGCAGGAGCAAGTGCTACAATACCTTTTAAAGATCATGAAAGTATATTACGTAAAGAGTTAAACCGTAAAAAAGCGGTTCCAAATAAAATACTAACAGAACTTGGTGAACAATTTTTCTTTGAAGAATTAAAGATTCCTAAAGACAACTATTTTCACTTTTTAGAATACTGCAATCCTTTGGGTATAGAAGATCTTCATA
The window above is part of the Polaribacter sp. SA4-12 genome. Proteins encoded here:
- the pepE gene encoding dipeptidase PepE, with the translated sequence MKKMIIASTSTVHGSSYLAYLTPTLKVHFKGVKELLFIPYARPGGISYDEYTAIANKAFSKLNINVKGIHEFENPKEAIKKYEAIFTGGGNTFELVNQIYKNDVLTTLQEIINAGTPYLGTSAGSNICGVNMMNTNDMPIVYPPSFTTLNSIPFNINAHYLDPIEGSTHMGETRETRIKEFHVFNETPVLGLREGSWLEVAGNTITLKGNHTARLFLQNQNPKELESGVEVKL
- a CDS encoding lipocalin family protein, with the translated sequence MKKKILLLLTVITFLTACESNDNLDINITNADLIGTWNATEQTMELASSFTINGVTITSNSSGYGKDFDFIYTFAENPNIVAATGSYTSVTTTTSSIPGQQDIDQEIELNSIEGFDSGIWSLDGNSITISDSSGQSNTAEIVEFTGSKLKLKIAIDESQNISGINADISGEIFLTLEK
- a CDS encoding carboxypeptidase-like regulatory domain-containing protein, whose product is MAKKLLQLFLLLFTCISLSQEKGTLVTGQIVDSLGIVKNANIINLKTNQGTFSSDNGNFEIFVSVGDSLQISSIQHITRKITISRKNLENESVKIKLKQNTYVLEEFELKRNHLSGILGVDVNAVPTNKKDSLLGIVMDFSNVDFTQKDYRIDENDRSEARVVNTVSNSYEGLKMGFGFLFGTKKEKKEKELLKKLIDREAIPKKILAELGEDYFFKTLKIPVENYSHFIEYCNPFTLEKLYRENRILELITVLKKESTGYLKIIKTK